Proteins encoded within one genomic window of Panicum virgatum strain AP13 chromosome 1N, P.virgatum_v5, whole genome shotgun sequence:
- the LOC120654736 gene encoding cold-responsive protein kinase 1-like isoform X1 yields the protein MSCFSIFCKKRRTRRLPSSHHNEDVPGGPNIKRYTYRELVRATENFSPSNKIGEGGFGSVYKGQLKNGTIIAVKVLSSESRQGVREFQNELVAISDISHDNLVKLYGYCVEGDQRILVYNHIENNSLAQTLLGSNHSNIQFNWKTRVNICLGIARGLAYLHHGVNPHIVHRDIKASNILLDRDLTPKISDFGLAKLLPPNATHVSTRVAGTLGYLAPEYAIRGQVTRKSDVYSFGVLLLEIVSGRSNSDTRLAYEDQILLEKFPAITNGVLLLQTWIYYEQRDLEKIIDSSLGDDLDVAQACRFLEIGLLCTQDVTRHRPDMSKVIAMLTGETDVESANISKPAIISDFMDLKVRSMRKPIEIAASSTFLSSLNAHSSPMLSNETTETSMISTVSDRE from the exons ATGAGTTGCTTTTCTATCTTTTGCAAGAAGAGAAGGACAAGGCGCCTACCAAGTTCCCACCATAATGAAG ACGTCCCTGGTGGCCCAAATATAAAAAGATACACTTATAGGGAGCTAGTAAGGGCAACAGAAAACTTTAGCCCATCAAACAAGATTGGTGAGGGTGGTTTTGGTTCGGTATACAAG GGACAGCTCAAGAATGGAACAATTATTGCTGTCAAGGTTCTTTCGTCAGAGTCAAGACAAGGAGTAAGGGAGTTTCAGAATGAACTTGTGGCGATTTCTGACATCTCACATGATAATCTTGTGAAACTGTATGGGTATTGTGTGGAAGGAGATCAAAGAATCCTTGTTTACAATCATATTGAAAATAATAGCCTTGCACAAACACTTCTAG GTTCCAACCACAGCAATATCCAGTTCAATTGGAAAACTCGAGTGAATATTTGCCTTGGAATTGCACGGGGACTAGCATACCTACATCATGGTGTAAATCCCCACATTGTTCATCGAGACATCAAAGCAAGCAATATACTTCTTGATAGGGATCTTACCCCAAAAATCTCTGATTTTGGTCTAGCAAAGCTTCTTCCACCAAATGCAACACATGTTAGCACAAGAGTTGCAGGAACACT AGGCTATTTGGCTCCTGAATATGCCATTCGAGGACAGGTGACACGTAAATCAGATGTTTACAGTTTTGGTGTTCTGCTTCTGGAAATAGTTAGCGGGAGATCCAACAGCGATACAAGATTAGCATATGAAGATCAGATACTCCTTGAAAAG TTCCCAGCGATCACCAATGGGGTTCTCCTCTTGCAGACATGGATTTATTATGAACAGAGAGATTTGGAGAAAATCATAGACAGCTCTTTGGGCGATGACTTGGACGTCGCACAGGCTTGCAGGTTCCTGGAAATCGGGCTCTTGTGCACACAAGATGTCACAAGACACCGACCTGACATGTCAAAGGTCATTGCCATGCTTACAGGTGAAACGGATGTTGAGTCAGCGAATATCAGCAAGCCAGCTATAATTAGCGACTTCATGGATCtcaaggtaagaagcatgaGGAAACCAATCGAAATTGCAGCATCGTCCACATTCCTGTCCTCCCTGAATGCACACTCTTCTCCTATGCTGTCTAACGAGACAACAGAGACCTCCATGATATCCACTGTATCGGATCGTGAGTAA
- the LOC120654736 gene encoding cold-responsive protein kinase 1-like isoform X2: MSCFSIFCKKRRTRRLPSSHHNEDVPGGPNIKRYTYRELVRATENFSPSNKIGEGGFGSVYKGQLKNGTIIAVKVLSSESRQGVREFQNELVAISDISHDNLVKLYGYCVEGDQRILVYNHIENNSLAQTLLGSNHSNIQFNWKTRVNICLGIARGLAYLHHGVNPHIVHRDIKASNILLDRDLTPKISDFGLAKLLPPNATHVSTRVAGTLGYLAPEYAIRGQVTRKSDVYSFGVLLLEIVSGRSNSDTRLAYEDQILLEKTWIYYEQRDLEKIIDSSLGDDLDVAQACRFLEIGLLCTQDVTRHRPDMSKVIAMLTGETDVESANISKPAIISDFMDLKVRSMRKPIEIAASSTFLSSLNAHSSPMLSNETTETSMISTVSDRE, encoded by the exons ATGAGTTGCTTTTCTATCTTTTGCAAGAAGAGAAGGACAAGGCGCCTACCAAGTTCCCACCATAATGAAG ACGTCCCTGGTGGCCCAAATATAAAAAGATACACTTATAGGGAGCTAGTAAGGGCAACAGAAAACTTTAGCCCATCAAACAAGATTGGTGAGGGTGGTTTTGGTTCGGTATACAAG GGACAGCTCAAGAATGGAACAATTATTGCTGTCAAGGTTCTTTCGTCAGAGTCAAGACAAGGAGTAAGGGAGTTTCAGAATGAACTTGTGGCGATTTCTGACATCTCACATGATAATCTTGTGAAACTGTATGGGTATTGTGTGGAAGGAGATCAAAGAATCCTTGTTTACAATCATATTGAAAATAATAGCCTTGCACAAACACTTCTAG GTTCCAACCACAGCAATATCCAGTTCAATTGGAAAACTCGAGTGAATATTTGCCTTGGAATTGCACGGGGACTAGCATACCTACATCATGGTGTAAATCCCCACATTGTTCATCGAGACATCAAAGCAAGCAATATACTTCTTGATAGGGATCTTACCCCAAAAATCTCTGATTTTGGTCTAGCAAAGCTTCTTCCACCAAATGCAACACATGTTAGCACAAGAGTTGCAGGAACACT AGGCTATTTGGCTCCTGAATATGCCATTCGAGGACAGGTGACACGTAAATCAGATGTTTACAGTTTTGGTGTTCTGCTTCTGGAAATAGTTAGCGGGAGATCCAACAGCGATACAAGATTAGCATATGAAGATCAGATACTCCTTGAAAAG ACATGGATTTATTATGAACAGAGAGATTTGGAGAAAATCATAGACAGCTCTTTGGGCGATGACTTGGACGTCGCACAGGCTTGCAGGTTCCTGGAAATCGGGCTCTTGTGCACACAAGATGTCACAAGACACCGACCTGACATGTCAAAGGTCATTGCCATGCTTACAGGTGAAACGGATGTTGAGTCAGCGAATATCAGCAAGCCAGCTATAATTAGCGACTTCATGGATCtcaaggtaagaagcatgaGGAAACCAATCGAAATTGCAGCATCGTCCACATTCCTGTCCTCCCTGAATGCACACTCTTCTCCTATGCTGTCTAACGAGACAACAGAGACCTCCATGATATCCACTGTATCGGATCGTGAGTAA